A stretch of Salarias fasciatus chromosome 23, fSalaFa1.1, whole genome shotgun sequence DNA encodes these proteins:
- the psmd1 gene encoding 26S proteasome non-ATPase regulatory subunit 1 produces the protein MITSAAGIISLLDEEEPQLKEFALHKLDSIVNDFWAEISGSVDKIEVLYEDETFRSRAFAALVASKVFYHLGAFEESLNYALGAGDLFSVTDDSEYVETIIAKCIDHYTKLRVENAELPEDEEKKSIDPRLEGIVNKMFLRCLDDHKYKQAIGIALETRRLDMFEKTILESNDVSGLLAYSLKVCMSLMQNKKFRNEVLRVLVKLYMNLEKPDFINVCQCLIFLDDPQAVSDILEKLVKEDNLLMAYQICFDLYESASQQFLSSVIQNLHTVGTPIPAVPGSTNTGTVPTPDSEAMETDDKAGSSPAGKPAETKEKDEPKDQNAKMIKILSGEMAIELHLQFLIRNNNTDLMILKNTKDAVRNSVCHTATVIANSFMHTGTTSDQFLRENLEWLARATNWAKFTATASLGVIHKGHEKEALQLMATYLPKDTSPGSAYQEGGGLYALGLIHANHGGDIIDYLLSQLKNASNDIVRHGGALGLGLAALGTARQDVYDLLKSNLYQDDAVTGEAAGLALGLVMLGSKSAQAIEDMVGYAQETQHEKILRGLAVGIALVMYGRMEEADALIESLCRDKDPILRRSGMYTVGMAYCGSGNNKAIRRLLHVAVSDVNDDVRRAAVESIGFILFRTPEQCPSVVSLLSESYNPHVRCGAAMALGICCAGTGNKEAINLLEPMTNDPVNYVRQGALIASALIMIQQTEVTCPKVNQFRQLYSKVINDKHDDVMAKFGAILAQGILDAGGRNVTISLQSRTGHTHMPSVVGLLVFTQFWFWFPLSHFLSLAFTPTAIIGLNKDLKMPKVQYRSNCKPSTFAYPPALEVPKEKEKEKVSTAVLSITAKAKKKEKEKKEKEEEKMEVEVVEGEKEKEKKDEEKDKEKKKEAEPNFQLLENPARVMPAQLKVLTMPETCRYQPFKPLYTGGIIIMKDTSEEEEELVEPVSAHGPRIEEEEQEPEPPEQFEYIDE, from the exons ATGATAACATCTGCCG CTGGGATTATTTCACTCCTTGATGAGGAGGAACCACAACTCAAG GAGTTTGCTCTGCACAAGCTAGACTCCATTGTAAATGACTTCTGGGCTGAGATTTCAGGATCTGTTGATAAGAT CGAGGTCCTTTATGAGGATGAGACTTTTCGGAGCAGGGCATTTGCTGCTTTGGTGGCCTCCAAGGTTTTTTATCACCTTGGAGCTTTTGAGGAATCCCTAAACTATGCTCTTGGTGCTGGAGATCTCTTCAGTGTCACAGATGACTCGGAGTATGTGGAAACCATCATTG CAAAATGCATTGACCACTACACCAAGCTGCGGGTGGAGAATGCCGAGCTCcctgaggatgaggagaagaagagcattGACCCCCGTTTGGAGGGCATTGTCAATAAGATGTTCCTGCGTTGCCTGGATGATCACAAGTATAAACAGGCCATTGGCATTGCCTTGGAGACCAGACGTCttgacatgtttgaaaaaaCCATATTAGAATcg AATGATGTGAGTGGCCTCCTTGCCTACAGCTTGAAGGTGTGCATGTCCCTGATGCAGAACAAGAAGTTCCGTAACGAAGTATTGCGGGTTCTTGTCAAACTCTACATGAACTTGGAAAAGCCTGATTTCATCAATGTTTGTCAG TGCCTGATATTCCTAGACGACCCACAGGCTGTGAGTGATATCCTTGAAAAGCTTGTGAAGGAGGACAACCTGCTGATGGCCTACCAGATCTGCTTTGACCTGTATGAAAGTGCCAGTCAGCAGTTCCTCTCATCTGTCATCCAGAACTTGCACACTGTAGGAACACCTATTCCTGCAGTTCCTGGATCCACAAATACAGGCACTGTGCCCACACCAGACAG TGAAGCAATGGAGACAGATGACAAGGCTGGCAGTTCCCCTGCTGGAAAACCAGCAGAAACG aaAGAGAAAGATGAGCCAAAAGACCAAAATGCCAAGATGATTAAGATCCTCAGTGGGGAGATGGCCATTGAGCTGCACCTGCAATTCCTAATTCGAAATAACAACACGGATCTGATGATTCTTAAAAACACAAAG GATGCGGTTCGAAATTCGGTGTGCCACACAGCGACGGTAATAGCCAACTCTTTCATGCACACGGGAACAACAAGTGACCAGTTCCTCAG aGAAAACTTAGAATGGCTAGCAAGAGCCACCAACTGGGCAAAGTTTACAGCCACAGCTAGCCTGGGGGTTATTCACAAG GGTCACGAGAAAGAGGCACTCCAGCTAATGGCGACCTACTTGCCCAAAGACACATCTCCTGGATCTGCATACCAGGAAGGAGGAGGCCTGTACGCTCTGGGACTTATTCATGCCAACCACGGTGGAGACATCATTGACTACCTGCTGAGTCAACTTAAGAATGCCAGCAATGAT ATCGTCCGTCATGGCGGCGCTCTTGGCTTGGGTTTGGCTGCATTGGGAACAGCCAGGCAGGATGTTTATGACCTGCTCAAGTCAAACCTTTACCAGGATGATGCTGTAACTG GTGAGGCAGCCGGCTTGGCTTTGGGTCTGGTCATGCTGGGCTCTAAGTCAGCTCAGGCAATTGAAGACATGGTCGGCTACGCTCAAGAGACACAGCATGAGAAGATCTTGCGTGGCCTGGCAGTGGGAATTGCTCTAGTCATGTATGGGCGCATGGAGGAGGCTGATGCGCTCATTGAAAGCCTCTGCAGAGACAAG GACCCCATCCTGAGGCGCTCCGGTATGTACACAGTGGGAATGGCCTACTGTGGCTCTGGGAACAATAAGGCTATCCGACGGCTTCTGCATGTCGCT GTAAGTGACGTCAATGACGATGTGAGAAGGGCAGCCGTCGAGTCCATTGGCTTCATCCTGTTCAG gaccCCAGAGCAGTGCCCAAGCGTGGTGTCTCTTTTGTCGGAAAGCTACAATCCTCATGTGCGCTGTGGGGCTGCTATGGCTCTTGGAATTTGCTGTGCTGGAACAGGCAACAAG GAGGCCATTAATCTTCTGGAGCCCATGACTAATGACCCAGTGAATTACGTGAGACAGGGAGCCCTCATTGCATCTGCCCTCATCATGATCCAGCAAACTGAAGTCACATGTCCCAAG GTGAACCAGTTCCGGCAACTTTATTCGAAGGTGATCAATGACAAGCACGATGATGTGATGGCCAAGTTCGGCGCCATCCTTGCCCAGGGAATCCTTGACGCGG GTGGCCGTAATGTTACCATCTCCCTCCAGTCGAGAACGGGTCACACTCACATGCCTTCAGTGGTCGGCCTGCTGGTCTTCACccagttctggttctggtttcccctctctcacttcctgtcGCTGGCCTTCACCCCAACTGCCATAATCGGCCTGAACAAAGACCTCAAG ATGCCGAAGGTGCAGTACCGCTCCAACTGTAAGCCCTCCACCTTCGCCTACCCGCCGGCTCTGGAGGTCcccaaagagaaggaaaaggaaaag GTATCCACCGCCGTGCTCTCCATCACCGCCAAAGccaagaagaaggagaaggagaagaaagagaaagaggaggaaaagatggAGGTG GAAGTggtggagggagagaaggagaaggagaaaaaggaCGAAGAAAAGgacaaggagaagaaaaaagaggctGAGCCGAACTTCCAGCTCCTGGAAAACCCAGCCAGAGTGATGCCGGCTCAGCTCAAAGTCCTCACCATGCCGGAGACCTGCCGCTACCAGCCCTTCAAACCG CTCTACACAGGCGGGATcatcatcatgaaggacaccagcgaggaggaggaggagctggtggagcccgTCTCCGCCCATGGCCCCAGaatcgaggaggaggagcaggagcccGAGCCCCCCGAGCAGTTTGAGTACATTGATGAGTAA
- the htr2b gene encoding 5-hydroxytryptamine receptor 2B has product MSHPIVAQLEANNSDAGEVPEIQLKWAALLIFMVIIPTIGGNILVILAVSLEKKLQNATNYFLMSLAVADLLVGLLVMPIALITVLYNSGWPLPEFLCPIWLFLDVLFSTASIMHLCAISLDRYIAIKKPIQHSQYKSRAKAMVKIALVWLISICIAIPIPIKGLTNYHVPNNITFNSNHTCLLKTDTFREFIMFGSLAAFFVPLTIMMVIYLLTVQVLRKKVYLLRSKVTQRLSYPTVSTVLQKQPAMTSLQAEQMNMLDSRLLRMQEKPNTGTTNNPAGNVMSFRRMSTMGKKSMQTLSNEQRASKVLGIVFLLFVVMWCPFFITNITSVLCTSCDANLISSLMEIFVWVGYVSSGINPLVYTLFNKTFREAFTRYITCNYKSCTTGHQRHPTASNADWTLTGISFRSSVAENSKLFMKRGMKNGIGTVSYQSPLRCRKSPVQSCSGVALDTMLFTENDHGQHEEHVSCL; this is encoded by the exons ATGTCTCACCCAATCGTGGCACAGCTCGAGGCCAACAACTCCGATGCCGGAGAAGTGCCTGAGATTCAGCTGAAGTGGGCTGCGCTCCTTATCTTCATGGTCATTATCCCAACTATTGGAGGAAATATTCTGGTCATTCTCGCCGTATCGCTtgagaagaagctgcagaaTGCCACCAACTACTTTTTGATGTCACTTGCTGTGGCTGATCTGCTGGTGGGGCTTCTAGTGATGCCCATTGCGCTCATCACAGTTCTCTACA ACTCTGGATGGCCTCTTCCGGAGTTCCTCTGCCCAATTTGGCTCTTCCTGGATGTGCTGTTTTCTACTGCATCCATCATGCATCTATGTGCAATTTCACTGGATCGCTACATTGCCATCAAGAAGCCCATCCAACACAGCCAGTACAAATCCAGAGCCAAAGCAATGGTCAAGATCGCACTGGTGTGGCTCATATCCATTT GTATTGCAATCCCCATTCCTATAAAAGGGCTTACGAACTACCACGTTCCCAACAACATCACCTTCAACAGTAACCACACATGCCTGCTGAAAACTGACACCTTTCGGGAGTTCATCATGTTTGGCTCCTTGGCAGCATTCTTTGTCCCTTTGACTATCATGATGGTGATCTATCTGCTCACCGTCCAGGTGTTGCGCAAAAAGGTTTACTTGCTCAGATCAAAGGTGACTCAGCGCTTAAGCTATCCAACAGTCTCGACAGTTCTTCAAAAACAACCAGCTATGACTTCTCTTCAAGCTGAACAAATGAACATGCTGGACAGCAGACTTCTCAGGATGCAAGAAAAACCCAATACAGGCACAACAAACAATCCTGCAGGGAATGTAATGTCGTTTCGGAGAATGTCGACAATGGGGAAAAAATCAATGCAGACTCTAAGCAATGAGCAGCGTGCCTCTAAGGTGCTTGGCATTGTCTTCCTGTTATTTGTAGTCATGTGGTGCCCTTTCTTCATCACTAATATCACCTCAGTGCTGTGCACCAGTTGTGATGCCAACCTCATTTCCAGCCTCATGGAGATCTTTGTTTGGGTGGGTTATGTGTCATCAGGAATCAACCCACTGGTCTACACACTCTTCAACAAAACCTTCAGGGAGGCTTTCACACGTTACATCACTTGCAACTACAAAAGCTGCACGACTGGGCATCAGCGACACCCGACAGCTTCAAATGCAGATTGGACACTCACGGGAATTTCATTCAGATCTTCAGTGGCAGAAAACTCCAAACTGTTCATGAAGCGGGGGATGAAGAACGGCATTGGAACAGTGAGCTATCAAAGTCCATTAAGGTGCCGTAAATCGCCTGTACAGTCGTGCAGTGGCGTCGCATTGGACACAATGCTTTTCACTGAGAATGACCATGGTCAGCACGAGGAACACGTTAGCTGCCTATGA